A portion of the Flavobacterium limnophilum genome contains these proteins:
- a CDS encoding transcriptional regulator, with product MNYIKHLSGFFDRAATDLELNPTHISLYMAIFQLWNQNRFKNPISISRDSLMSLSKIGSNATYHKCIKGLNERHYVNYMPSYNQVKGSTLEVISLESYRNPLTQKGLPKHKSCSSIKQPIEQAAKQELNCSRTGTELLPYINNTNLINIANGSAPKNEEDQDLFFSRNGSASSQEFPEKMEDSSAETVPPLWEAVLLFFESNHFPAVEAQKFYNYFESIGWLVGGKSPMKDWQAAARNWMLKAVQFAPSSQSPQAQHLHTPNSKNYDEAL from the coding sequence ATGAATTACATTAAACACCTTAGCGGTTTTTTCGATAGAGCTGCTACCGACCTAGAACTGAATCCTACTCATATCAGCCTTTACATGGCCATTTTTCAATTATGGAACCAAAACCGTTTTAAAAATCCGATTTCCATTTCGAGAGACTCACTGATGTCCCTCAGCAAAATTGGTTCCAATGCCACCTACCACAAGTGCATCAAGGGATTGAACGAACGGCATTACGTGAACTACATGCCGTCCTACAACCAAGTCAAGGGCAGTACCCTGGAAGTCATTTCACTGGAATCGTACCGAAACCCGCTTACCCAAAAGGGACTCCCTAAACACAAGAGCTGTTCTTCCATTAAACAGCCCATTGAACAAGCCGCTAAACAAGAACTGAACTGCTCCCGTACTGGCACTGAACTTCTACCTTATATAAACAATACAAACCTTATAAACATCGCAAACGGATCCGCTCCAAAAAATGAAGAAGACCAAGATTTGTTTTTTTCAAGAAATGGATCGGCAAGCTCCCAAGAGTTTCCTGAAAAAATGGAGGACTCCAGCGCCGAAACCGTGCCGCCGCTTTGGGAGGCTGTCCTGCTATTTTTTGAATCGAATCATTTTCCCGCAGTGGAAGCGCAAAAATTTTACAATTATTTTGAAAGCATTGGTTGGCTTGTGGGCGGTAAAAGCCCGATGAAAGACTGGCAAGCCGCCGCCCGCAACTGGATGCTGAAAGCCGTCCAATTTGCACCTTCAAGCCAAAGTCCCCAAGCCCAACATTTGCACACTCCCAATTCGAAAAATTATGACGAAGCTTTGTAA
- a CDS encoding DUF5675 family protein, which yields MELLLIRTYFPDGTNGILECGGQFVCHSIELPWMGNRNRISCIPEGKYFLKKRYSLKFQWHLEVVGVAERKLILFHPANNALKELKGCIAPVSTLSSPGLGLQSRKAFNRLKALVYAALERQESVVLIVSSR from the coding sequence ATGGAACTGCTGTTGATTAGAACTTACTTCCCTGACGGGACTAATGGAATTCTTGAATGCGGGGGGCAATTTGTTTGTCACAGCATTGAGCTACCTTGGATGGGCAACCGCAACAGGATTTCCTGCATTCCGGAAGGGAAGTATTTTTTGAAAAAGCGCTACAGCCTGAAATTTCAATGGCATCTGGAAGTTGTTGGTGTAGCGGAAAGAAAATTGATTTTGTTTCATCCCGCCAATAATGCCCTGAAAGAGTTGAAAGGCTGCATCGCCCCGGTAAGTACACTTTCCAGCCCCGGATTGGGGTTGCAATCCAGAAAGGCATTCAACCGACTTAAAGCGTTGGTTTATGCGGCTTTGGAACGCCAAGAAAGTGTCGTGTTGATTGTAAGCTCCCGCTAG